One Castanea sativa cultivar Marrone di Chiusa Pesio chromosome 4, ASM4071231v1 DNA window includes the following coding sequences:
- the LOC142630700 gene encoding uncharacterized protein LOC142630700 has product MANTFSPLLVLLLVFSQLISLNAVPVTRTGNLMHGHQVHLVSQNTHMLATEEKWDEQIFSGRMEFELHDYPGSGANNRHTPKPPV; this is encoded by the exons ATGGCAAACACTTTCTCTCCTCTACTTGTACTCTTATTGGTGTTCTCTCAACTTATCAGCTTGAACGCTGTCCCAGTCACAA GAACGGGAAACCTAATGCATGGACATCAAGTTCATCTAGTTTCACAGAATACCCACATG CTAGCTACTGAGGAAAAATGGGATGAGCAAATCTTTTCTGGAAGGATGGAATTTGAACTGCATGATTACCCGGGATCAGGAGCCAATAACCGCCACACTCCAAAGCCACCAGTATAA